ctaaaggctcactagggacatgttggtgtctgttattcacacatgtattacgatttctggataacacaattatagcatgaataaagacaattatcatgaacaaggaaatataataataatgcttttattattgcctctagggcatatttccaacaatttattGGTTGTGATGTCATTAAGCACAAGGGTAAACACTTTGGCCAGTCCAGAGTTGACGATGCCAAACAGCTAGCAGCAACAACACGATTAAAACGAAGGGAGATACAAGCCCCACTGGGACACACCCATACTGGAAGTGGTACAACACAAAGCCAAGCCAGGCGCCACTAAACAGACCCAAAGTAAAACCTCCTACAGCCAGCAGGCTAACACACACAACAGGGAAGTGGATAGCTAACATGACAACTAAAATTGCACAAAGACGACGAACTAGGCAAACAAGCCGCTTCCTACTGTGTTCCTATGCTCTGTAGGGCCACACCTTCCTCTTGGATCATCTCTAGTGTTCCTTCGCCGCCATGCTCGATCAGCGCATCCTCCACGCCATTGACAGCAGCATCGTCAAGGTGGAAGAAATCTCTCATGGCAATGATCACTTCCGGGGCCAGCTGCTCCTTGAACTTGGCTGTGAAATCAGCAAGCGTGGCCTCTGTTACGTCCTCTCCATCCCTGGTAATTCCCAGGGACCGACTGACCAGCTTTTCCGCCACCTTGGCTGCCGGAACCGCCACACGGGGACCCCCACGCTTCACTTTCTGCAGAGAGAGGCCCCCCTTGCTGGAAATCCTTACTCCAGCAATAGTCTTCCGACGAGCCGTAGGAggcctaggaggggggggggggagtcggGCATAGCAAGAATGCCCCCCTGACGTTGCACAAAGATAGGCTCCATGGCATCACCAGAGCTGGTTGCAGCATGGCCTCGAGCAGGAGAAGGCGTGCGCTGCAGGGCGCCAGAGCTAGTTAGGGGCGGCGTGGGGGATGACTGAAACCCCGGCGGCCTAGAGGGTGACCGCAGAGGCAGCACGAGCGAAGCGGGCGCGCAGAGCTCCAACATGGCCTGGCTGGGCGCAGGGCTCGCAAGACGGGAAGCCGCGGCCTCAGCGCGTTTGGAGACTGGGCTTGGCGGCAGAACGGTTGTCGGAGAGAGCGGAGGGGACGCCGGGGGGTCCTTTCATCTTGCGAGCGGCGCCTGGAGGAGCGTGGCGATGTCGGACGCGTCGGGCTGCGCCCACGGACGACCACCAGCTCGAGGGCGCGAGCAGGCGCATCACTGGCCGAGCCCGAGCCCCTGAGAACCAGAGCAGCAGCAGGCCCCCTCCATAGGTGCGGGCGAAGCAGCCAGGCTGTTGCCAGCGTGCCGGCGGCCACCGGAGCGGTCCCTTGAACGGTTCTGGACCTCCCCTTGATGCCGGTCCCGAGCGTTTCGGGAGAGCGAGCGTCGGACCCTGGCACCCCATCCTTCCCGTGCGCGACCATCGTCACGGCCACGCCTGCCGTCACGGTCGCCCTCGTCTTCACGCCTGCCACCGCGGCGTTCTGCACATCCCTGGGTAGGCCCGCGCTCCCTTGGCGTGTACGTGCCGTCCACCTTCTTCCTGTACCAAGTGAACTCGTggacgtccggtggcggcgggttgTCGTCGTCGTCCCCGGCCTTGGAGTGGTCCTCGTGGAGGTCGAGGTGGATGAGCACGCGGTGACGGAGACCTCGGCGTCCGCGGCGGCGGTGACCACAGGCCGAGAGAGTGAGCCATTTGACCTTGGGGATGGCACTGGGGTTGGACGTCCAAGCCCAAAGCGCCATGTCCCTTGTGTCCTCTTTGCGGAGCGATCGAGGCTCGATGTAGTCGAGGGAGCAACCTCGGCCGATGAGGAAGGTGGCGATGTAGTGGTTCCAGCCGTGCAGCGGGACGCCTTCCAAGCAGAGACGGACATGATGGAGTTGGTCTTCGTTGTCTGCATGAGCCTCGAGCCTCCACTCACGCACGAAGATGCGGTGGCCATTGCCACGAAGATCACCACGAGACACGGCTTCGGCGCAGTGGTGTTGATGCATGAAGCGCACCAAAAATTGCTCGGGGTAGTGCTTGACAACTTCGACGTCGGCCGGTCTCGCGCccagggccgtcgcgagctcggcaGCCACCTGGTGGCAGGGGATGTCCTGCCTGGCCCCCTCCAGCCAGGCCACAGCACAGTTGGAGGCGAGGATGGCTGCCTCCGCCTGCATCTCAGGTGTCGCCGGAACGACGACGAAGTCCTcctctggccttagcgcggcgtcgCCCATGCGCTGCATCACGGCAGCCGTTGCGTTGGACTGCAGCAGGGGGCGCTGAGCAGAGGTCTCCCAGCCCCGGCCCAGACGGGGCGGAGCCACGCGGTTTGCAAGAGAAGCAGAGGGGCGAGGCAGCGGTGGTGGGGGCACACGGAGACTGTCGAGAGAGCTCAGAGGCTTCCAGTTGTTCTTGCAGCCGCGCGATTTGTGCCCATTTTGTAGACAACGGGAGCAACGGATCGGGTCACGGCAACTCTCAGCCCTGTGCCCGCGGTGGAGGCACCGACAGCAGCGCCCCTGAAGCCAGCGAGGGATGGGCGCCGGCTTGAATGCTGGAGCGGCCAAAGCCGGGCGGCGCGGGCCATTACGCGACGTGACGATGTGCCAGCCGCCGGTCACCTCCGCCTCGCGCCCCGCGCCCGTCATTGAAGGAACGCCAGAAGCAGAGAGGGAGGAGGAAGCCAGCTGCCCCGCAACTCCACAGTTAATGCCAGCGCCCGCCCGCACTTGAATGCGCGGGGATGAGGCTGCGACGGCGCCATGCCCCGACCCAGCCAGGGCCAGACCCGGAGCCGACGCGCCTGGCTGCGAGTCGGGCACGAACTCCTCGGAGGCGGCGGCTCCAGATCCGCCATGCCCCGCCAGTGTTGAATCTGGATCCGGCGATGCGAAGTGTCGGGGGCTTACTTGCAGCGTGGGACGGGCAGAGGCAGAGGCGCCACCGGGGCCGCCGACAGGGGGAGGTGGGAGGGGCATGAACCACGACGCGAAGGCGAGGTCGGAGCAGGGCGCGGCCACCGCCGGCGGCGCGGGCGCAGGCGCAGCAGGGAGGAGCGAGGGCGCTCGCATCTTCACAGCTCCGTCGGCTGTCTTTATACAGAGCGTAGCACGCTTCCAATGGCGTCCGAATTTAGGTGATCCGTCCACGTCCTCTTTAGCTTCTGCATAAAGCAGCACAAGGACTCCCATCCCAGGTTCTACGACCCGCGCATTTAGGCTTTATTACGCGCGCGGAATTATCCGCTAATGGGACGACAAAAACACTCGTTATAACAGCAAATAAAACGACAAAGGAAGCAATTTAAGCAAATACAGTACTATCAACAGAACGAGCAAGCAGCCACGCATATAGACCGAGAAGCATGGGTCAGGCGAGGGACATGGCTGGAGATCTCACTCGATCGCCACGAGGAATATGACACGATTTCGGGATCAATTCATCTGGCAAATATTGCACGCACGTACATGCAATCTGGTCCTCCCATCCTATGTGTACATGGGGTTTGCTATTTGTGTGATCACATCATCCTACCACTTGGGCCGCCCTATGAGCCGACCTAGAAATGGGCAACAAAAAGATGGGCTCACATGTTTCTGCTACTTTGCCCTCTCGGCTCTCGGCCAGCCGCTGCTAATGCCCCGCTTGGCTGTCATAGTCGAATTTGACACAAAGTGTCAACATGAGATGAGACTGCAAGTTTGATACGATTCGAGCTTTACAATGGCAAACACAAAATCCGTCGCCGGATATAGCTTGTAAGATATCATAGTTGGCTTACCGttggacatgctgaattcattgctTGCTCCTGTCTATAAAGAGTAGCAGTTCGATTCCAGCGTAAACGAAACCAGGCATCAATGAGGCAATGACATGGTAAATTTCAGAGCCCGTGTGACGGACATTTTGCAAAGACacaatagaattgcaacaatggtTGAATTTCCACACCGGCTCACCTAGCCTTCCAGGCCAGTTGTCAAAATTTGCTTACAATTACAAACTAACCAGCACCTCTTGATGCTGCTCACTGTTACAAACTTGGAAGAAATCGTCAATCGTTCcttcatcttcatcattatttctGCTCAACGTAACCAGTCTCCTCCTGCCTGTGGCTTCTCCAAAGAAGGTTGACCAGTCTATTGAGCTGGAGATGAGTCGGATGGTGAGTTCTCAGTTCCATTTGATTGCTCCACCAATACATCAGTAGCCGCCTCAGGTTCCTTGGGTGCCGCCGTTTCTACTTTCTCTTTCGACATCTCCTTTCTGAGATCCTCTTTGGCCAAGCTTGAGAATTGCTTGTCCAATGATCTTGCCGCGTCTAGCCATGCAAGCACGATGACCAACAGTATACCGCCAAGGTAGGGGGTCGAGTTTGCCAAAGAGCCAAATATCAGGATCAAAAACTGTTGGATCAGCGCACCACCCGATTTGCCcaatggattgcagacaacatcaaTGGCTGCCTTTCCCTTCAACTGTAAATGGACCAAAAAAAAGTTAGCATGTGAAGCATTACAATGGTGCAGTCAGTGAGAAGGATTGAGAATTAGCTAATCAAACATGGTGCGAACCAGGAAACATGAAAGAGAATATGGTATGGTGTTTACTGGACTAGGAGGCTACATGTGCACTGATCTTCTAAGACTGCTCGCAGCAAGGAACTGCACTTGTTGAAAGTACCTATATGTCTACAACACATTCGGCAGCAGGGAAAAACAAGTAATGTTGTTATCCAACTACAGGACCAGCTGAGCTCTGCATGAGATTTAATAAAGGTAGTATCTCTCAGCTGCATCCTGAGAAAATTTAATAGATTATCAAGGAGCTTTTTTACGGTACCCTGGTACTCTTTTGATAGGGGTGGGAGTACCAGTTAAATCCAACCATTGATTTGAAAGGGTAGTTCAGACCTTTTTCTTTCCTAACATAAGGGTAATGTTTATATTATTTTCCGAGATCTAATTCCCTCCCGGTGTCTTCATAATCACTCGCTGCCGCTCTTGATCGAGTGACCATGCACAGCCATGGCTACATCATCCCCGCAGGCCCTTGTATGCATCTGTCATCGGCTGCACTTCATGGAAACTTAATTACAACCATGATCGGCGGCGAGGCCTCCCGGACGTGCGCCTTATCTGAGTATTCTGCTAAACCATCGGCAGTTGCATCTCCGGAGTTCTGATCTTGCGATTTAATTATTAATTATTGCGCATCTCTGGTTCTTAGTTCGAAGATGCTAACAAATCCTCCCGATGCATCAGCGCACTATACGTGCAAATCCTGGCCAAGATATCCGGCTGGTTCGCTAATCACATCCCGTAATTAGTGGGGAATAAAATGACACCCTCACATAATACCAAATTAACAGCTGGTCTGGATTACCAATTTACCCTTGCAATGAAGGTACTCCCGAACTATTGGTTGTGGTACTCCCAGGTATCTATATTGGAGTACCAAACAATTCTACCCATCAGATCAGAGTAAATGGATGGCTCATATTTACTTAAGGGTACCGTAAAAGAGCTCTCTATCAAGTTGCCATACTAAATTCCTCCTGACAGTAACCGATAATTATGTGTAAattatttactactccctctgtttctaaatacaagtctttttagagatttggatatggactacatacggatgaatgtagacgtattttagagtatagattcaatcattttactccatatgtagtccatattagaatctctaagaaaacttgtactccctccgtccggaaatacttgtcgcaaaaatggataaaagtggatgtatctagaactaaaatacgtctagatacatccatttctttgacaagtatttccgaacggagggagtatttaggaacggagggagtagtatttacatATATTCAATCAAGAATTTGCTAGAGTAAACACATATGAAGCAACCAATTAACATACATGAACTACCATTAGGCAGAAAAGAAGACCAGTAAATGAATATAGTTCTTTCACAGAAAATATACCAAGGAATCACACAGATAAAAATGGAGTGTGGAAGGATGAACAAACCTTCATATCTCCATCCAAAGGAATATAGGCCATTTCCTTGCACGGGTCGAATAAACTGTACTTTGCACTTTTGCTAAATATGTTCTGCAGCGCACCCACATAAACAGCCGCAAGAAGAGGGGTCATACCCCATGTGGCAAGCAGGGGAGTCAGTGGTTGCCCAaacaaaatcagagagaagaaaccaACGCCAGTCAGCAACAAAACTGTGGGGGTGATCATGGCAGCCACTCCCCAGCCAAATCTTTGGAATATAATCCGACCTAACAGCATCATTGTGAAAGTTGCAATTCCAGTTGCGGTAGAGAAATCACCCATGAAAGATGAGTACTCGTTTGGACTGGGGAACTGCCAAAATGAATAAGGAATCATTACTGCGATGAAAAGGTTAAAGGAGTACaaggaaagaagaaaaacaaaagccgGAAAAATTTACCTGTGCCTTGAGCTTCGATTTCCATGTGACTTCCACAAGATTGATACTAATGCCATATGCAACGACTAAGGTAGCAAGGTCCCTCACATATTTTGAAGAGATCAGAACTTTCATACTCTCTTTCATGCTAAGCTTAGGTTTGTTCTGTTGAAACAAAGGCTATCAGAATATGTAAGTGGTAATAAAAAGGGAAGCACATTCAAGTATTCTACTGACCTTTTTCTTCTTGTGGTCAGATTTTGGAAGAGAAGGATCATTCAACACAAGTTTGTTCACTCCCCAATAGATGGAAGTAATGACAAGCCCAAGAAGTACCACTATGCCCATCATTCCTTTCAAAGATACCTCCCAACCATCAACTCCTGGACCCATTGTCTTCCGCAAATTTGAGAAATATTTCACAGTACGCCCAGAAAAGATAAGCGCAATATTTGCCCCAAGGCCAAATAGAGGGTAGAATTCTTTTGCTTCATCGACTGTGGTGATCTGAAAATGATTTAATCAACTCAACTGGAGCACGAAGGGCTATCATTTAATAAGAAAGCTGAGCAAATATAAAACAAACATCGAACTCAAAATTCCATATGGCAGGCACAATAAGGACATGGACAAACAAAGCCATCACGAAGGTACCCTTTCTTTAGCAGTCTGCTCTCCAATGGACAGCAATAACAAACACCATGGTCAACCTTTGCCACAACAGTGCACCAACAACTACTACAGTGAGCTCCTACTCTNNNNNNNNNNNNNNNNNNNNNNNNNNNNNNNNNNNNNNNNNNNNNNNNNNNNNNNNNNNNNNNNNNNNNNNNNNNNNNNNNNNNNNNNNNNNNNNNNNNNNNNNNNNNNNNNNNNNNNNNNNNNNNNNNNNNNNNNNNNNNNNNNNNNNNNNNNNNNNNNNNNNNNNNNNNNNNNNNNNNNNNNNNNNNNNNNNNNNNNNNNNNNNNNNNNNNNNNNNNNNNNNNNNNNNNNNNNNNNNNNNNNNNNNNNNNNNNNNNNATTACGATTGACTAACAAGAGTTAATCGCAAAGCAACTGTTGGACGTGGAAACCAACTACCAGATCCTTCTGCAATAAAACACCGACAATTCCTGATGTGGAGTGTCTGGCTGCACCGCTATGGTGTTGTCTTCAGATACATAACTCCCTCACTCCTAAGTCACAGTGCAGGCTCGTAAGCTCTGTCTTCTTAATGTGCTCTAAATACTCCCACTTAGAGGTACTTTCAATAAAACTGACTGCAGAACAGAATGTTTCACATCTGAAACGATAATAACTTAACAAGAATAGCCATCAAATTATGATAACTGAACCACTGAAAAACAAGTGCTAAACGTGACAATGCTGAATAT
The Triticum dicoccoides isolate Atlit2015 ecotype Zavitan chromosome 3A, WEW_v2.0, whole genome shotgun sequence genome window above contains:
- the LOC119268500 gene encoding uncharacterized protein LOC119268500; protein product: MGVLVLLYAEAKEDVDGSPKFGRHWKRATLCIKTADGAVKMRAPSLLPAAPAPAPPAVAAPCSDLAFASWFMPLPPPPVGGPGGASASARPTLQVSPRHFASPDPDSTLAGHGGSGAAASEEFVPDSQPGASAPGLALAGSGHGAVAASSPRIQVRAGAGINCGVAGQLASSSLSASGVPSMTGAGREAEVTGGWHIVTSRNGPRRPALAAPAFKPAPIPRWLQGRCCRCLHRGHRAESCRDPIRCSRCLQNGHKSRGCKNNWKPLSSLDSLRVPPPPLPRPSASLANRVAPPRLGRGWETSAQRPLLQSNATAAVMQRMGDAALRPEEDFVVVPATPEMQAEAAILASNCAVAWLEGARQDIPCHQVAAELATALGARPADVEVVKHYPEQFLVRFMHQHHCAEAVSRGDLRGNGHRIFVREWRLEAHADNEDQLHHVRLCLEGVPLHGWNHYIATFLIGRGCSLDYIEPRSLRKEDTRDMALWAWTSNPSAIPKVKWLTLSACGHRRRGRRGLRHRVLIHLDLHEDHSKAGDDDDNPPPPDVHEFTWYRKKVDGTYTPRERGPTQGCAERRGGRREDEGDRDGRRGRDDGRAREGWGARVRRSLSRNARDRHQGEVQNRSRDRSGGRRHAGNSLAASPAPMEGACCCSGSQGLGLGQ
- the LOC119268501 gene encoding plastidic ATP/ADP-transporter-like, translated to MESLALLSAKPGLSLRAGPRLPLPRLRAARASLSTASSSRPAALQSPLLSSRPPSSQDAVLGYGLLKRRTSAGAGVSCSAAAAAAVPQPPAQPEVKKFLGVGLPTLKKIVPLGLMFFCILFNYTILRDTKDVLVVTAKGSSAEIIPFLKTWVNLPMAIGFMLAYSKLSDVLSREALFYTVIFPFIAFFGLFGFVLYPLRDAIHPTALADKLLAALGPSFLGPVAILRIWSFCLFYVMAELWGSVVVSVLFWGFANQITTVDEAKEFYPLFGLGANIALIFSGRTVKYFSNLRKTMGPGVDGWEVSLKGMMGIVVLLGLVITSIYWGVNKLVLNDPSLPKSDHKKKKNKPKLSMKESMKVLISSKYVRDLATLVVAYGISINLVEVTWKSKLKAQFPSPNEYSSFMGDFSTATGIATFTMMLLGRIIFQRFGWGVAAMITPTVLLLTGVGFFSLILFGQPLTPLLATWGMTPLLAAVYVGALQNIFSKSAKYSLFDPCKEMAYIPLDGDMKLKGKAAIDVVCNPLGKSGGALIQQFLILIFGSLANSTPYLGGILLVIVLAWLDAARSLDKQFSSLAKEDLRKEMSKEKVETAAPKEPEAATDVLVEQSNGTENSPSDSSPAQ